From the genome of Paraburkholderia sp. ZP32-5:
CGCGATATTGCCCGCGCAGAACGCGACGGGAAACTGGATCAAGATCGTCCAGCGTCTGCCGGTGCGCGTGCAGCTCGATCCGCGCGAACTCGCGGCGCATCCGCTGCGTATCGGTCTGTCGATGCAAGCGGATGTCGATATCCGCGACGATTCGGGTTCGCAGCTTGGCGCGGCCACCAACACCAGCTATCAGACGGATGTGTTTGCGCAGTATGGCGCGCAGGCGGATGCGGAGATTGCGAGGATCGTCGCGCAGAACGAGACTGCGCCGTCGGGGGTGGGGAGTAAGGTGGTGGCGAAGCGTGGGGTCCGGTGAGCGTCGCGCTAATGCGCGGCCCACTCGATCGTGCTGATATCCACGCCGTCCAGATGCATCTCCCACAACGGCGACATCTCGCGCAGCCGTGCCACCTTGTCACGCAGCAGCGCCGTCGCGTAGTCGATTTCCTGCGCGGTCGTAAACCGTCCGATACTGAAACGGATCGAGCTATGGGCCAGTTCGTCGCTGCGGCCGAGTGCGCGCAGCACGTAGGATGGTTCGAGCGAAGCCGACGTGCACGCCGAACCGGACGATACCGCCAGGTCCTTGATCGCCATGATCAGCGATTCGCCTTCGACGAAATTGAAGCTCAGATTGACGATATGCGGCACACAGTGCGTCGCGTCGCCGTTGCGAAAGATCTGCCCGATTGGCGCGAGGCCTTCCAGCAGCCGGTCGCGCAAGCCGCGAATGCGCGCGGTGTCTTCCGCCATCTGCAATCCCGCGAGTCTGAACGCTTCTCCCATGCCGACGATCTGATGCGTCGCGAGCGTGCCGGAGCGCATGCCGCGTTCGTGTCCGCCGCCATGAATCTGCGCGGACAGACGCGTGCGCGGCTTGCGGCTCACGTATAACGCGCCGATGCCCTTGGGACCATAGACCTTGTGCGCGGTCATGCTCATCAGGCTCGCGTTGAGCGCGAGTACATCGATAGGCAGCTTGCCGGGCGCCTGGGTCGCATCGATATGAAACACGATGCCGCGTTCGCGGCACAACTGGCCGACCGCTTCGACCGGTTGCACGACGCCGATCTCGTTGTTGACCAGCATCAGCGAAATCAGAATCGTATCGGCGCGCACTGCCGCGGCGAGCGTATCGACATCGATCAGGCCGTTTTCCTGCACATCGAGATACGTGACCTCGAAGCCTTCGCGCTCCAGCGCGCGCATCGTGTCGAGCACCGCTTTGTGTTCGGTCTTCGCGGTAATCAGATGCTTGCCGCGTCCGCTGAGAAACTGCGCAGCGCCCTTGATGGCCAGATTGTTCGACTCGGTCGCGCCGGACGTCCAGACGATTTCGCGCGGATCGGCATTGATCAGCGCCGCGACATGTTCCCGCGCGGTTTCCACCGCCTGCTCGGCGGTCCAGCCGTACGAGTGCGAGCGTGACGCCGCGTTGCCGAAATGCTCGCTCAGATAAGGGATCATTTTGGCGGCCACGCGTTCGTCGACGGGCGTGGTCGCCGAGTAGTCGAGATAGATCGGCAGGCGCAAAGAGGAGTCGGGTTTCAACATGGCGAGTGCCTTTGAAGATGGTTCTGGATTCGCGCGCGATTCATGCGAGCGTGCAGGCGGGCGAAGCGAGAGGTGTTTGCACGGGAACCGCCGTGGCCCGCGCCGGCTGTGATGCATGATCGACGCGATTGCGTATCGCGGTCATTTGCGCGGCAATGGACACGGCGATTTCCGGCGGCGTGCGGCTGTTGATTGGCAGCCCGATCGGCGCATGCAGACGCGCGATCTGCTCACCGCTCACGTCGAACTCGGCGAGCCGTTCGCGACGGCGCTTGCTGGTCGCTGCGGAACCGAGCGCGCCGACATAGAACGCGTCGGACTTCAACGCTTCCCACAGTGCAAGGTCGTCGAGAACCGGGTCGTGAGTCAACGCGACGACGGCGGTGCGCGCATCGATCGGCTGAGCGCTGAGCACGTCGTCGGGCATGCCTGTGATGACCGGCACGTCGGGCAAGGTCCAGCTGTCGGCGTAATCGTCGCGAGGCTCGATCACGGTGACGTCATAGCCCAGCATGCGCGCCTGCAGCGCGAAGTAGTGCGACAACTCGCCGGCACCGATCAGGACCACGCGCCATTGAGGCCCATGCACCATCTGGAACGCCGCGTCGGTAAGCATGATGCGGTCGTCGTCGCGCGCGGCGCGTATGGTGGCGCGGCCGCTGGTCATATCGAGCGTGCGGACCACGCGTCTTCGCTGTGCGATGGCCGTGCAGACTGCGCGCAAGCTCGCCGCGTCGCGCACCGGTTCGACCATCAACTGCAGCGTGCCGCCGCACGGAATGCGATTGCGGCGCGCTTCTTCGCGGCCGAGGCCATACGTGACGACCTCCGGCAACCGCATGGTGCCCGCACGCTGGCGAATGGTATCGACGAGATCGTATTCGACGCAGCCGCCGGACACTGAACCGCAAAAACGGCCATCGTCGCGAATCGCGAGCAGCGAGCCGGGCGGCCGCGGCGACGAACCCCATGTCGCGACAACCGTCACGAGCGTGACGGCCTCGCCCGACGCGCTCCATTCGAGCGCGCGATTCAACACGGTGGTTTCGGCGTTATCCATGTGATCCATAGCGGGCGTGCGCGAGACTCAGCGCATCCAGTGCGCGCCGGCAAAACTAGCGAACACGCCGAGCAGCATCGCGACACCGAGCCACCAGCCGGGCACGAGGAAACGATCGTGTGCAGCCGACGCGGCGGAAGCGGCGCTCGCCGTGGCAGGTATTGCAGGTTGCGGCATCGCTGCTGTCGTGTCGCGCGAAGCAGCGGCTTGCGGCGTGACCGTAGCGGGCTTCGCACCGCCTGCATGGTTATTGCCGCTTGCCACTTGTGCCGTTGTTGCCGCTTGCGCCACGTTACCGTTGCGCCGAGGCTCCGCCTGCGACGAAGCCACGGAAGCAGGCGAGGCCGCCGCGCTATCGTTCGTCTCTCGCGGCGCGAGCTGCAAACGAAACGCGTTGAAGAAGTCGTCCGACATTTTCTTCGCGACGTTATCGATCAGACGCGAGCCGACCTGCGCGAGCTTGCCGCCGATCTGCGCCTGCGCCGAATAAGTCAGCTCCGTGTTTCCGGAGCTCTCGTTCAACGCAACCGTGGTCGTGCCTTTGCCGAAGCCAACCGCGCCGCCCTGGCCTTCGAACACCATCACGCAGGACTGTGGCGGATTTGCTTCCGTCATCCGCAGCGTGCCGTTAAAGCGCGCGCGCAGCGGACCGATCGCCATCGCGACGATCACGCGGAATGAGCCTTCGCCAGTCTGCTCGACCGATTCGCAGCCGGGCAGACACGCCTTCAGAATGACGGTGTCGTTCAGCGCATTCCAGACTGCCGTGCGCGCTGCGGGAATGACCTGCGTGCCGTTGATTTCCATGGAGACCTCAGGCGTGCTTCTTCATCGCGGCGGCGGTATTCACCATCGAATGCAGGCTGCGGGCGTAGTCGATCGCGCCTTGTTCGTCCATGCGCGGCGCGACGCGCAGATATTCCTTCAGGCCGAGGATCGCCGGGCGCGGCCGGCCGAGCAGCACCTTGCAGAAGCTTTCGACTTCGTCGTTCAGGCT
Proteins encoded in this window:
- a CDS encoding IscS subfamily cysteine desulfurase, with the translated sequence MLKPDSSLRLPIYLDYSATTPVDERVAAKMIPYLSEHFGNAASRSHSYGWTAEQAVETAREHVAALINADPREIVWTSGATESNNLAIKGAAQFLSGRGKHLITAKTEHKAVLDTMRALEREGFEVTYLDVQENGLIDVDTLAAAVRADTILISLMLVNNEIGVVQPVEAVGQLCRERGIVFHIDATQAPGKLPIDVLALNASLMSMTAHKVYGPKGIGALYVSRKPRTRLSAQIHGGGHERGMRSGTLATHQIVGMGEAFRLAGLQMAEDTARIRGLRDRLLEGLAPIGQIFRNGDATHCVPHIVNLSFNFVEGESLIMAIKDLAVSSGSACTSASLEPSYVLRALGRSDELAHSSIRFSIGRFTTAQEIDYATALLRDKVARLREMSPLWEMHLDGVDISTIEWAAH
- a CDS encoding XdhC family protein, with translation MDNAETTVLNRALEWSASGEAVTLVTVVATWGSSPRPPGSLLAIRDDGRFCGSVSGGCVEYDLVDTIRQRAGTMRLPEVVTYGLGREEARRNRIPCGGTLQLMVEPVRDAASLRAVCTAIAQRRRVVRTLDMTSGRATIRAARDDDRIMLTDAAFQMVHGPQWRVVLIGAGELSHYFALQARMLGYDVTVIEPRDDYADSWTLPDVPVITGMPDDVLSAQPIDARTAVVALTHDPVLDDLALWEALKSDAFYVGALGSAATSKRRRERLAEFDVSGEQIARLHAPIGLPINSRTPPEIAVSIAAQMTAIRNRVDHASQPARATAVPVQTPLASPACTLA
- a CDS encoding CoxG family protein, yielding MEINGTQVIPAARTAVWNALNDTVILKACLPGCESVEQTGEGSFRVIVAMAIGPLRARFNGTLRMTEANPPQSCVMVFEGQGGAVGFGKGTTTVALNESSGNTELTYSAQAQIGGKLAQVGSRLIDNVAKKMSDDFFNAFRLQLAPRETNDSAAASPASVASSQAEPRRNGNVAQAATTAQVASGNNHAGGAKPATVTPQAAASRDTTAAMPQPAIPATASAASAASAAHDRFLVPGWWLGVAMLLGVFASFAGAHWMR